A stretch of the Ictidomys tridecemlineatus isolate mIctTri1 chromosome 5, mIctTri1.hap1, whole genome shotgun sequence genome encodes the following:
- the Mylk2 gene encoding myosin light chain kinase 2, skeletal/cardiac muscle has protein sequence MATENGAVELGIQSPSTEEAPTGAAGEGPPAAEKDPGPPDPKKDPDPCPPKGDTKAPTPEKGDGAPTQPSASSQGPGGEGDGGGGPAEGSAGQPAALPQQTATAEASVKESREEQGPSGSQGPEEPKMGKKAAEGQAAARRGSPAFLHSPSCPAAISSSEKPLVEKPLSEVPELIFEGVPVTPDPTDPGPAKAEGGKSIQAGSQKEAGDKAPGQAGQAKVQGDTSRGIEFQAVPSERSEVGQALCLTAREEDCFQILDDCPPPPAPFPHRIVELRTANVSSEFSMNSKEALGGGKFGAVCTCTEKATGLKLAAKVIKKQTPKDKEMVMLEIEVMNQLNHRNLIQLYAAIETPHEIILFMEYIEGGELFERIVDEDYHLTEVDTMVFVRQICDGILFMHKMRVLHLDLKPENILCVNTTGHLVKIIDFGLARRYNPNEKLKVNFGTPEFLSPEVVNYDQISDRTDMWSLGVITYMLLSGLSPFLGDDDTETLNNVLSANWYFDEETFEAVSDEAKDFVSNLIVKDQGARMSAAQCLAHPWLNNLAEKAKRCNRRLKSQILLKKYLMKRRWKKNFIAVSAANRFKKISSSGSLMALGV, from the exons ATGGCGACCGAAAACGGAGCAGTGGAGCTGGGAATCCAGAGTCCATCAACAG AAGAGGCACCCACAGGTGCTGCAGGTGAAGGACCTCCGGCTGCAGAGAAGGACCCTGGCCCCCCAGACCCCAAGAAAGATCCTGACCCATGCCCCCCAAAGGGAGATACCAAAGCCCCCACCCCAGAGAAAGGGGACGGCGCCCCCACGCAACCCTCAGCCAGCAGCCAGGGCCCTGGGGGAGAGGGGGATGGGGGCGGGGGGCCTGCGGAGGGCAGTGCTGGGCAGCCGGCAGCCCTGCCCCAGCAGACGGCGACGGCCGAGGCCAGTGTCAAGGAGTCCAGGGAAGAGCAGGGACCCTCGGGCAGCCAGGGCCCCGAAGAGCCCAAGATGGGCAAGAAGGCAGCCGAGGGCCAGGCCGCCGCCAGGAGGGGCTCCCCGGCCTTTCTGCACAGCCCCAGCTGCCCCGCGGCCATCTCCAG CTCTGAGAAGCCACTGGTGGAGAAGCCCCTGAGCGAGGTGCCAGAGCTCATCTTTGAAGGGGTGCCGGTGACCCCTGACCCCACAGATCCTGGGCCAGCCAAGGCAGAAGGAGGGAAGAGCATCCAGGCAGGGAGCCAGAAGGAAGCCGGAGACAAAGCCCCAGGCCAGGCTGGCCAGGCTAAGGTGCAAGGGGACACCTCGAGGGGGATCGAGTTCCAGGCTGTTCCCTCAGAGAGATCGGAGGTGGGGCAGGCCCTCTGTCTGACAGCCAGGGAAGAGGACTGCTTCCAGATTTTGG ATGATTGCCCACCACCCCCCGCCCCCTTCCCACACCGCATCGTGGAGCTGAGGACCGCCAACGTCAGCAGTGAATTCAGCATGAACTCCAAGGAGGCGCTGGGAGG AGGCAAGTTTGGCGCCGTGTGTACCTGCACAGAGAAGGCCACAGGCCTCAAGCTGGCAGCCAAAGTCATCAAGAAACAGACCCCCAAAGACAAG GAAATGGTGATGCTGGAGATCGAGGTCATGAACCAGCTCAACCACCGCAATCTGATCCAGCTCTACGCGGCCATTGAGACCCCGCACGAGATCATCCTGTTCATGGAGTA CATCGAGGGTGGCGAGCTCTTCGAGAGGATCGTGGATGAAGACTACCACCTGACCGAGGTGGACACCATGGTGTTCGTCAGGCAGATCTGTGACGGGATCCTCTTCATGCACAAGATGAGGGTCTTGCACCTGGACCTCAAG CCAGAGAACATCCTGTGTGTCAACACCACGGGCCACCTGGTGAAGATCATCGACTTTGGCCTGGCACGGAG GTACAACCCCAACGAGAAGCTGAAGGTGAATTTTGGGACCCCGGAGTTCCTGTCGCCTGAGGTGGTGAATTATGACCAGATCTCCGACAGGACAGACATGTGGAGCCTGGGGGTCATCACCTACATGCT GCTGAGCGGCCTGTCCCCGTTCCTGGGAGATGACGACACAGAGACCCTAAACAACGTCCTGTCTGCCAACTGGTACTTTGACGAGGAGACCTTCGAGGCCGTGTCGGATGAGGCCAAAGActttgtctccaacctcatcGTCAAGGATCAGGG GGCCCGCATGAGCGCCGCCCAGTGCCTGGCCCACCCTTGGCTCAACAACCTGGCGGAGAAAGCCAAGCGCTGCAACCGCCGCCTCAAGTCCCAGATCCTGCTCAAGAAATACCTCATGAAGAGGCGCTGGAAG AAAAACTTCATCGCTGTCAGCGCTGCCAACCGCTTCAAGAAGATCAGCAGCTCAGGGTCCCTGATGGCTCTAGGGGTCTGA